The proteins below are encoded in one region of Tamandua tetradactyla isolate mTamTet1 chromosome 9, mTamTet1.pri, whole genome shotgun sequence:
- the AGXT2 gene encoding alanine--glyoxylate aminotransferase 2, mitochondrial isoform X5 — protein MKPYFQKPLLLHQGFMEWLFDLEGNRYLDFFSGIVTVSVGHCNPKVNAVAQKQLGHLWHTSAVFFHPPIHEYAEKLSGLLPEPLKVIFLVNSGSEANDLAMLMARAHSNNTDIISFRGAYHGCSPYTQGLTNVGSFKMELSSGASCQATMCPDVFRGPWGGSHCRDSPVQTVRKCSCAPDSCQAKDQYIEQFKDTLNTTVAKSIAGFFAEPIQGVNGVVQYPKGFLKEAFKLVRERGGVCIADEVQTGFGRLGSHFWGFQTHGVLPDIVTMAKGIGNGFPMAAVVTSPEIAQSLAKRLLHFNTFGGNPMACAIGSAVLGVIQEDCLQENSQEVGTYMLLKFAKLREKFEIVGDVRGKGLMIGIEMVKDKMSRQPLPLEEVNQIHEDCKCMGLLIGRGGIFSQTFRIAPPMCITKPEADFAVEVFHAALIQHMERRAK, from the exons ATGAAACCGTATTTTCAGAAGCCCTTGCTGCTCCATCAGGGTTTTATGGAGTGGCTGTTTGATTTGGAGGGAAACAGATACCTGGATTTCTTTTCAGGGATTGTCACTGTCAGTGTCGGTCACTGCAACCC TAAGGTAAATGCAGTGGCACAAAAGCAGTTAGGCCACCTGTGGCATACCAGTGCCGTCTTCTTCCatcctccaatccatgaatatgccGAGAAGCTTTCAGGTCTTCTCCCTGAACCACTtaag gTCATTTTCTTGGTTAACAGTGGTTCAGAAGCCAATGACCTGGCCATGTTGATGGCCAGAGCACACTCAAATAACACAGACATCATTTCTTTCAG GGGAGCTTACCATGGGTGCAGCCCATACACACAGGGCTTGACAAATGTAGGGTCCTTCAAGATGGAACTCTCCAGTGGAGCCAGCTGCCAAGCA ACAATGTGCCCAGATGTTTTCCGAGGCCCTTGGGGAGGAAGCCACTGCCGAGATTCTCCAGTGCAAACAGTTAGGAAATGCAGCTGTGCACCAG ACTCCTGCCAAGCTAAAGACCAGTATATTGAACAGTTCAAAGATACTCTGAACACGACTGTGGCCAAGTCAATTGCTGGATTTTTTGCAGAACCAATTCAA GGGGTGAATGGAGTTGTTCAATACCCAAAGGGGTTTCTAAAGGAAGCCTTCAAGCTGGTGCGAGAGAGGGGAGGCGTGTGCATTGCAGATGAA GTGCAGACAGGATTTGGAAGGTTGGGGTCTCACTTCTGGGGCTTCCAAACTCACGGTGTCCTGCCTGACATTGTCACCATGGCTAAAGGCATCGGGAATGGCTTTCCCATGGCAGCAGTTGTGACATCTCCAG aGATTGCCCAGTCTTTGGCAAAACGCCTGCTTCACTTCAACACCTTTGGAGGAAACCCCATGGCCTGTGCCATCGGATCAGCTGTGCTTGGG GTGATTCAAGAAGATTGCCTCCAGGAAAACAGTCAAGAAGTTGGTACCTATATGTTACTGAAGTTTGCTAAGCTGCGGGAGAAGTTTGAAATTGTGGGAGATGTTCGAGGCAAAGGCCTCATGATAGGAATAGAAATGGTGAAGGATAAG ATGAGCCGCCAGCCTCTTCCTTTGGAAGAAGTAAATCAAATCCATGAGGATTGCAAATGCATGGGGCTCCTAATTGGCAGAGGTGGCATTTTTTCACAG acaTTCCGTATTGCGCCTCCAATGTGTATCACTAAGCCAGAAGCTGATTTTGCAGTGGAAGTATTTCATGCTGCCTTAATCCAACACATGGAAAGAAGAGCcaagtaa
- the AGXT2 gene encoding alanine--glyoxylate aminotransferase 2, mitochondrial isoform X1: protein MTLAWRHLQRALCLPPMMSKRCPSLSLGMFWTSVTKLSLHTKPRMPPCDFTPERYQSLAYDRILEIHKHHLSPTMKPYFQKPLLLHQGFMEWLFDLEGNRYLDFFSGIVTVSVGHCNPKVNAVAQKQLGHLWHTSAVFFHPPIHEYAEKLSGLLPEPLKVIFLVNSGSEANDLAMLMARAHSNNTDIISFRGAYHGCSPYTQGLTNVGSFKMELSSGASCQATMCPDVFRGPWGGSHCRDSPVQTVRKCSCAPDSCQAKDQYIEQFKDTLNTTVAKSIAGFFAEPIQGVNGVVQYPKGFLKEAFKLVRERGGVCIADEVQTGFGRLGSHFWGFQTHGVLPDIVTMAKGIGNGFPMAAVVTSPEIAQSLAKRLLHFNTFGGNPMACAIGSAVLGVIQEDCLQENSQEVGTYMLLKFAKLREKFEIVGDVRGKGLMIGIEMVKDKMSRQPLPLEEVNQIHEDCKCMGLLIGRGGIFSQTFRIAPPMCITKPEADFAVEVFHAALIQHMERRAK from the exons TAGGTATGTTCTGGACATCTGTAACCAAACTCAGTCTTCACACAAAACCTAGAATGCCTCCATGTGACTTCACACCAGAAAGATACCAG TCCCTTGCCTATGACCGTATCCTGGAGATCCACAAGCACCATCTTTCTCCCACGATGAAACCGTATTTTCAGAAGCCCTTGCTGCTCCATCAGGGTTTTATGGAGTGGCTGTTTGATTTGGAGGGAAACAGATACCTGGATTTCTTTTCAGGGATTGTCACTGTCAGTGTCGGTCACTGCAACCC TAAGGTAAATGCAGTGGCACAAAAGCAGTTAGGCCACCTGTGGCATACCAGTGCCGTCTTCTTCCatcctccaatccatgaatatgccGAGAAGCTTTCAGGTCTTCTCCCTGAACCACTtaag gTCATTTTCTTGGTTAACAGTGGTTCAGAAGCCAATGACCTGGCCATGTTGATGGCCAGAGCACACTCAAATAACACAGACATCATTTCTTTCAG GGGAGCTTACCATGGGTGCAGCCCATACACACAGGGCTTGACAAATGTAGGGTCCTTCAAGATGGAACTCTCCAGTGGAGCCAGCTGCCAAGCA ACAATGTGCCCAGATGTTTTCCGAGGCCCTTGGGGAGGAAGCCACTGCCGAGATTCTCCAGTGCAAACAGTTAGGAAATGCAGCTGTGCACCAG ACTCCTGCCAAGCTAAAGACCAGTATATTGAACAGTTCAAAGATACTCTGAACACGACTGTGGCCAAGTCAATTGCTGGATTTTTTGCAGAACCAATTCAA GGGGTGAATGGAGTTGTTCAATACCCAAAGGGGTTTCTAAAGGAAGCCTTCAAGCTGGTGCGAGAGAGGGGAGGCGTGTGCATTGCAGATGAA GTGCAGACAGGATTTGGAAGGTTGGGGTCTCACTTCTGGGGCTTCCAAACTCACGGTGTCCTGCCTGACATTGTCACCATGGCTAAAGGCATCGGGAATGGCTTTCCCATGGCAGCAGTTGTGACATCTCCAG aGATTGCCCAGTCTTTGGCAAAACGCCTGCTTCACTTCAACACCTTTGGAGGAAACCCCATGGCCTGTGCCATCGGATCAGCTGTGCTTGGG GTGATTCAAGAAGATTGCCTCCAGGAAAACAGTCAAGAAGTTGGTACCTATATGTTACTGAAGTTTGCTAAGCTGCGGGAGAAGTTTGAAATTGTGGGAGATGTTCGAGGCAAAGGCCTCATGATAGGAATAGAAATGGTGAAGGATAAG ATGAGCCGCCAGCCTCTTCCTTTGGAAGAAGTAAATCAAATCCATGAGGATTGCAAATGCATGGGGCTCCTAATTGGCAGAGGTGGCATTTTTTCACAG acaTTCCGTATTGCGCCTCCAATGTGTATCACTAAGCCAGAAGCTGATTTTGCAGTGGAAGTATTTCATGCTGCCTTAATCCAACACATGGAAAGAAGAGCcaagtaa
- the AGXT2 gene encoding alanine--glyoxylate aminotransferase 2, mitochondrial isoform X2: MTLAWRHLQRALCLPPMMSKRCPSLSRMFWTSVTKLSLHTKPRMPPCDFTPERYQSLAYDRILEIHKHHLSPTMKPYFQKPLLLHQGFMEWLFDLEGNRYLDFFSGIVTVSVGHCNPKVNAVAQKQLGHLWHTSAVFFHPPIHEYAEKLSGLLPEPLKVIFLVNSGSEANDLAMLMARAHSNNTDIISFRGAYHGCSPYTQGLTNVGSFKMELSSGASCQATMCPDVFRGPWGGSHCRDSPVQTVRKCSCAPDSCQAKDQYIEQFKDTLNTTVAKSIAGFFAEPIQGVNGVVQYPKGFLKEAFKLVRERGGVCIADEVQTGFGRLGSHFWGFQTHGVLPDIVTMAKGIGNGFPMAAVVTSPEIAQSLAKRLLHFNTFGGNPMACAIGSAVLGVIQEDCLQENSQEVGTYMLLKFAKLREKFEIVGDVRGKGLMIGIEMVKDKMSRQPLPLEEVNQIHEDCKCMGLLIGRGGIFSQTFRIAPPMCITKPEADFAVEVFHAALIQHMERRAK; this comes from the exons GTATGTTCTGGACATCTGTAACCAAACTCAGTCTTCACACAAAACCTAGAATGCCTCCATGTGACTTCACACCAGAAAGATACCAG TCCCTTGCCTATGACCGTATCCTGGAGATCCACAAGCACCATCTTTCTCCCACGATGAAACCGTATTTTCAGAAGCCCTTGCTGCTCCATCAGGGTTTTATGGAGTGGCTGTTTGATTTGGAGGGAAACAGATACCTGGATTTCTTTTCAGGGATTGTCACTGTCAGTGTCGGTCACTGCAACCC TAAGGTAAATGCAGTGGCACAAAAGCAGTTAGGCCACCTGTGGCATACCAGTGCCGTCTTCTTCCatcctccaatccatgaatatgccGAGAAGCTTTCAGGTCTTCTCCCTGAACCACTtaag gTCATTTTCTTGGTTAACAGTGGTTCAGAAGCCAATGACCTGGCCATGTTGATGGCCAGAGCACACTCAAATAACACAGACATCATTTCTTTCAG GGGAGCTTACCATGGGTGCAGCCCATACACACAGGGCTTGACAAATGTAGGGTCCTTCAAGATGGAACTCTCCAGTGGAGCCAGCTGCCAAGCA ACAATGTGCCCAGATGTTTTCCGAGGCCCTTGGGGAGGAAGCCACTGCCGAGATTCTCCAGTGCAAACAGTTAGGAAATGCAGCTGTGCACCAG ACTCCTGCCAAGCTAAAGACCAGTATATTGAACAGTTCAAAGATACTCTGAACACGACTGTGGCCAAGTCAATTGCTGGATTTTTTGCAGAACCAATTCAA GGGGTGAATGGAGTTGTTCAATACCCAAAGGGGTTTCTAAAGGAAGCCTTCAAGCTGGTGCGAGAGAGGGGAGGCGTGTGCATTGCAGATGAA GTGCAGACAGGATTTGGAAGGTTGGGGTCTCACTTCTGGGGCTTCCAAACTCACGGTGTCCTGCCTGACATTGTCACCATGGCTAAAGGCATCGGGAATGGCTTTCCCATGGCAGCAGTTGTGACATCTCCAG aGATTGCCCAGTCTTTGGCAAAACGCCTGCTTCACTTCAACACCTTTGGAGGAAACCCCATGGCCTGTGCCATCGGATCAGCTGTGCTTGGG GTGATTCAAGAAGATTGCCTCCAGGAAAACAGTCAAGAAGTTGGTACCTATATGTTACTGAAGTTTGCTAAGCTGCGGGAGAAGTTTGAAATTGTGGGAGATGTTCGAGGCAAAGGCCTCATGATAGGAATAGAAATGGTGAAGGATAAG ATGAGCCGCCAGCCTCTTCCTTTGGAAGAAGTAAATCAAATCCATGAGGATTGCAAATGCATGGGGCTCCTAATTGGCAGAGGTGGCATTTTTTCACAG acaTTCCGTATTGCGCCTCCAATGTGTATCACTAAGCCAGAAGCTGATTTTGCAGTGGAAGTATTTCATGCTGCCTTAATCCAACACATGGAAAGAAGAGCcaagtaa
- the AGXT2 gene encoding alanine--glyoxylate aminotransferase 2, mitochondrial isoform X3: MTLAWRHLQRALCLPPMMSKRCPSLSLGMFWTSVTKLSLHTKPRMPPCDFTPERYQSLAYDRILEIHKHHLSPTMKPYFQKPLLLHQGFMEWLFDLEGNRYLDFFSGIVTVSVGHCNPKVNAVAQKQLGHLWHTSAVFFHPPIHEYAEKLSGLLPEPLKVIFLVNSGSEANDLAMLMARAHSNNTDIISFRGAYHGCSPYTQGLTNVGSFKMELSSGASCQATMCPDVFRGPWGGSHCRDSPVQTVRKCSCAPDSCQAKDQYIEQFKDTLNTTVAKSIAGFFAEPIQGVNGVVQYPKGFLKEAFKLVRERGGVCIADEVQTGFGRLGSHFWGFQTHGVLPDIVTMAKGIGNGFPMAAVVTSPEIAQSLAKRLLHFNTFGGNPMACAIGSAVLGVIQEDCLQENSQEVGTYMLLKFAKLREKFEIVGDVRGKGLMIGIEMVKDKMSRQPLPLEEVNQIHEDCKCMGLLIGRGGIFSQAEGRQ; encoded by the exons TAGGTATGTTCTGGACATCTGTAACCAAACTCAGTCTTCACACAAAACCTAGAATGCCTCCATGTGACTTCACACCAGAAAGATACCAG TCCCTTGCCTATGACCGTATCCTGGAGATCCACAAGCACCATCTTTCTCCCACGATGAAACCGTATTTTCAGAAGCCCTTGCTGCTCCATCAGGGTTTTATGGAGTGGCTGTTTGATTTGGAGGGAAACAGATACCTGGATTTCTTTTCAGGGATTGTCACTGTCAGTGTCGGTCACTGCAACCC TAAGGTAAATGCAGTGGCACAAAAGCAGTTAGGCCACCTGTGGCATACCAGTGCCGTCTTCTTCCatcctccaatccatgaatatgccGAGAAGCTTTCAGGTCTTCTCCCTGAACCACTtaag gTCATTTTCTTGGTTAACAGTGGTTCAGAAGCCAATGACCTGGCCATGTTGATGGCCAGAGCACACTCAAATAACACAGACATCATTTCTTTCAG GGGAGCTTACCATGGGTGCAGCCCATACACACAGGGCTTGACAAATGTAGGGTCCTTCAAGATGGAACTCTCCAGTGGAGCCAGCTGCCAAGCA ACAATGTGCCCAGATGTTTTCCGAGGCCCTTGGGGAGGAAGCCACTGCCGAGATTCTCCAGTGCAAACAGTTAGGAAATGCAGCTGTGCACCAG ACTCCTGCCAAGCTAAAGACCAGTATATTGAACAGTTCAAAGATACTCTGAACACGACTGTGGCCAAGTCAATTGCTGGATTTTTTGCAGAACCAATTCAA GGGGTGAATGGAGTTGTTCAATACCCAAAGGGGTTTCTAAAGGAAGCCTTCAAGCTGGTGCGAGAGAGGGGAGGCGTGTGCATTGCAGATGAA GTGCAGACAGGATTTGGAAGGTTGGGGTCTCACTTCTGGGGCTTCCAAACTCACGGTGTCCTGCCTGACATTGTCACCATGGCTAAAGGCATCGGGAATGGCTTTCCCATGGCAGCAGTTGTGACATCTCCAG aGATTGCCCAGTCTTTGGCAAAACGCCTGCTTCACTTCAACACCTTTGGAGGAAACCCCATGGCCTGTGCCATCGGATCAGCTGTGCTTGGG GTGATTCAAGAAGATTGCCTCCAGGAAAACAGTCAAGAAGTTGGTACCTATATGTTACTGAAGTTTGCTAAGCTGCGGGAGAAGTTTGAAATTGTGGGAGATGTTCGAGGCAAAGGCCTCATGATAGGAATAGAAATGGTGAAGGATAAG ATGAGCCGCCAGCCTCTTCCTTTGGAAGAAGTAAATCAAATCCATGAGGATTGCAAATGCATGGGGCTCCTAATTGGCAGAGGTGGCATTTTTTCACAG GCTGAGGGAAGgcaatga
- the AGXT2 gene encoding alanine--glyoxylate aminotransferase 2, mitochondrial isoform X4, giving the protein MTLAWRHLQRALCLPPMMSKRCPSLSLGMFWTSVTKLSLHTKPRMPPCDFTPERYQSLAYDRILEIHKHHLSPTMKPYFQKPLLLHQGFMEWLFDLEGNRYLDFFSGIVTVSVGHCNPKVNAVAQKQLGHLWHTSAVFFHPPIHEYAEKLSGLLPEPLKVIFLVNSGSEANDLAMLMARAHSNNTDIISFRGAYHGCSPYTQGLTNVGSFKMELSSGASCQATMCPDVFRGPWGGSHCRDSPVQTVRKCSCAPDSCQAKDQYIEQFKDTLNTTVAKSIAGFFAEPIQGVNGVVQYPKGFLKEAFKLVRERGGVCIADEVQTGFGRLGSHFWGFQTHGVLPDIVTMAKGIGNGFPMAAVVTSPEIAQSLAKRLLHFNTFGGNPMACAIGSAVLGVIQEDCLQENSQEVGTYMLLKFAKLREKFEIVGDVRGKGLMIGIEMVKDKK; this is encoded by the exons TAGGTATGTTCTGGACATCTGTAACCAAACTCAGTCTTCACACAAAACCTAGAATGCCTCCATGTGACTTCACACCAGAAAGATACCAG TCCCTTGCCTATGACCGTATCCTGGAGATCCACAAGCACCATCTTTCTCCCACGATGAAACCGTATTTTCAGAAGCCCTTGCTGCTCCATCAGGGTTTTATGGAGTGGCTGTTTGATTTGGAGGGAAACAGATACCTGGATTTCTTTTCAGGGATTGTCACTGTCAGTGTCGGTCACTGCAACCC TAAGGTAAATGCAGTGGCACAAAAGCAGTTAGGCCACCTGTGGCATACCAGTGCCGTCTTCTTCCatcctccaatccatgaatatgccGAGAAGCTTTCAGGTCTTCTCCCTGAACCACTtaag gTCATTTTCTTGGTTAACAGTGGTTCAGAAGCCAATGACCTGGCCATGTTGATGGCCAGAGCACACTCAAATAACACAGACATCATTTCTTTCAG GGGAGCTTACCATGGGTGCAGCCCATACACACAGGGCTTGACAAATGTAGGGTCCTTCAAGATGGAACTCTCCAGTGGAGCCAGCTGCCAAGCA ACAATGTGCCCAGATGTTTTCCGAGGCCCTTGGGGAGGAAGCCACTGCCGAGATTCTCCAGTGCAAACAGTTAGGAAATGCAGCTGTGCACCAG ACTCCTGCCAAGCTAAAGACCAGTATATTGAACAGTTCAAAGATACTCTGAACACGACTGTGGCCAAGTCAATTGCTGGATTTTTTGCAGAACCAATTCAA GGGGTGAATGGAGTTGTTCAATACCCAAAGGGGTTTCTAAAGGAAGCCTTCAAGCTGGTGCGAGAGAGGGGAGGCGTGTGCATTGCAGATGAA GTGCAGACAGGATTTGGAAGGTTGGGGTCTCACTTCTGGGGCTTCCAAACTCACGGTGTCCTGCCTGACATTGTCACCATGGCTAAAGGCATCGGGAATGGCTTTCCCATGGCAGCAGTTGTGACATCTCCAG aGATTGCCCAGTCTTTGGCAAAACGCCTGCTTCACTTCAACACCTTTGGAGGAAACCCCATGGCCTGTGCCATCGGATCAGCTGTGCTTGGG GTGATTCAAGAAGATTGCCTCCAGGAAAACAGTCAAGAAGTTGGTACCTATATGTTACTGAAGTTTGCTAAGCTGCGGGAGAAGTTTGAAATTGTGGGAGATGTTCGAGGCAAAGGCCTCATGATAGGAATAGAAATGGTGAAGGATAAG aaataa